One window of Candidatus Nitrospira kreftii genomic DNA carries:
- a CDS encoding Transcriptional activator protein has product MSQVAQTDRNRRPFPRQLFEALSKTECTAFVEALHYAVEANSTADVKEALIQFQNLFPFTRVIGGLARLTANGSFDGFTNVINVSYPEEWIRLYWQNGYFEVDPVFQTALQKPGTQHWGTTYQKASSPKQQEFMAAAKEFGLGDGITTGSSDPACGVATFCSFASADSVDATRYVPLIEYFGYYVHLALLRTAPVKAQSMDRCVKRLTLRELTILNWVKNGKTNWEIAQIMGVTERTIRFHVESIFSKLDVTSRSQAVATAIEHGLPNVV; this is encoded by the coding sequence ATGTCACAGGTGGCACAGACCGACAGAAACAGGCGCCCTTTCCCACGCCAACTTTTCGAGGCGCTTTCAAAAACTGAATGCACGGCTTTTGTCGAAGCGCTCCATTACGCAGTTGAAGCGAACTCTACGGCAGATGTCAAAGAGGCGCTAATCCAGTTTCAAAATTTGTTTCCATTTACGCGAGTGATTGGTGGTCTCGCCCGCCTCACGGCCAACGGCAGTTTCGACGGGTTTACCAACGTCATCAATGTCAGCTACCCTGAGGAATGGATTCGACTCTACTGGCAAAACGGATATTTTGAGGTTGATCCGGTCTTTCAGACCGCTCTGCAGAAACCGGGCACCCAACATTGGGGGACGACCTATCAAAAGGCAAGCTCTCCGAAGCAGCAGGAATTCATGGCCGCAGCAAAGGAATTCGGACTTGGAGATGGAATTACAACCGGATCCTCCGATCCAGCTTGCGGAGTCGCGACCTTCTGTTCCTTTGCTTCTGCCGATAGTGTGGATGCTACGCGATATGTGCCCCTCATTGAGTATTTCGGATACTATGTTCATCTGGCGCTGTTACGCACGGCCCCTGTAAAGGCCCAATCAATGGATCGCTGTGTAAAGCGGTTAACGCTGAGAGAGTTGACGATTCTGAACTGGGTCAAGAATGGCAAGACGAATTGGGAAATTGCCCAAATTATGGGCGTGACAGAACGTACCATCCGATTCCACGTCGAGAGTATCTTCTCTAAGCTCGATGTCACATCACGGTCCCAGGCGGTTGCCACGGCCATTGAACATGGCTTACCAAACGTCGTGTAA
- a CDS encoding Zinc metalloprotease: MHMPSWKIGRALGIPIRVHASWFLVFFLATWSLSTGYLPDSLPGLSPERYWAMGAVAAILLFFSVLLHELGHSYVALYYRIPIDQITLFIFGGVAHMRREAPSPQAEFLIAVAGPAVSFVIGGICFLLVLLAEAVQRQQGLQGVIMLGVLLGMVNVQLGLFNLIPGFPLDGGRVLRAGLWAWGKDFYRATRQAAVVGLAFGAIFGLVGLIVVYGAASGELPAAMMSNGGWVVFIGMFLFAAALASRRQAVLRQSLATIPIRDMMVTTVVSIPAQCTLHEAVNQYFQAYGYGGFPVLDDRRLVGLLTVFEVQGVAPALWAWRQVDHVMRPVSESLVITPEVPVIHAMERMARGGWDRLVVMQDGEVVGLVTQSAIVHFLQLRRG, translated from the coding sequence ATGCACATGCCGTCCTGGAAAATCGGGCGTGCGTTGGGAATTCCGATCCGCGTCCATGCATCCTGGTTTCTGGTCTTTTTCCTTGCAACATGGAGCCTCTCGACGGGTTATCTGCCGGATAGTTTACCCGGTCTCTCACCTGAGCGCTATTGGGCCATGGGCGCAGTCGCAGCCATTCTTTTGTTTTTCTCTGTATTGCTGCACGAACTGGGGCACTCCTATGTGGCGCTCTACTACCGCATCCCAATTGATCAGATCACTCTGTTCATTTTTGGAGGGGTGGCCCATATGCGCAGGGAAGCGCCGTCACCACAGGCGGAGTTTCTCATCGCCGTCGCCGGACCGGCCGTGAGTTTCGTGATCGGTGGGATCTGTTTTCTGCTTGTACTCCTGGCTGAGGCCGTTCAACGGCAGCAGGGACTCCAGGGAGTGATCATGCTCGGAGTCTTATTGGGCATGGTCAATGTGCAGCTCGGGCTTTTCAACTTGATCCCTGGTTTTCCACTCGATGGCGGACGAGTGCTGCGGGCCGGACTGTGGGCATGGGGAAAAGACTTTTATCGAGCAACGAGGCAAGCCGCGGTGGTCGGATTGGCGTTTGGGGCGATCTTCGGCCTTGTCGGTCTTATCGTCGTCTATGGGGCCGCCAGCGGGGAGCTACCTGCCGCCATGATGTCGAATGGAGGATGGGTCGTTTTTATCGGGATGTTTCTGTTTGCGGCTGCCTTAGCCAGTCGACGCCAAGCCGTGCTGCGGCAGTCCTTAGCGACAATCCCTATTCGAGACATGATGGTGACGACCGTGGTTTCGATCCCTGCGCAATGCACACTTCATGAAGCTGTGAATCAGTACTTCCAGGCCTATGGCTACGGAGGGTTTCCGGTATTGGACGATCGTCGGTTGGTAGGGCTTCTGACGGTCTTTGAGGTACAGGGCGTGGCTCCAGCACTTTGGGCGTGGCGGCAGGTTGATCACGTAATGCGCCCTGTTTCAGAGTCATTGGTGATCACACCGGAGGTTCCGGTGATTCATGCCATGGAACGAATGGCTCGCGGAGGATGGGATCGATTGGTGGTCATGCAAGACGGAGAGGTTGTGGGTCTCGTGACACAGTCGGCCATTGTGCATTTTTTGCAGTTGCGTAGAGGGTGA
- a CDS encoding UvrABC system protein C, translated as MIPDTLRSKLDHLPHQPGVYLFKNPQGEILYIGKAAVLADRIRSYFQKGTDHTAKTSVLVSQVTDLETMVTRSELEALILESNLVKRHKPRFNIVLRDDKQYPYVRLPIKEDFPRLSIVRRVQKDGALYYGPYTPANALRETLKVIKHVFPLATCTIDINGTAERACLEFEIKRCMAPCVGNQSRDEYHQIVKQVRQFLEGRDRELLDDLRLKMEAAAEREEFEEAARLRDRLFKIDRMLEKQRITQISATDQDVLGLARRGAAVDLQILFVRGGLLIGRKDFFWPQSADASDHELIRSAIEQFYNKDGQPPREVLVPADLEDIALIEQWLSDKRGETVRVLAPIRGAKHELVLLAEENAASAVADHLRDEELGRQACEELKRLLRLDRPPRRIEGFDISNTMGNQSVASMVVWEAGEMKKSDYRRFKIQTVQGANDFASMKEVVMRRYGSPRDESHRTTEDLARPDVVLIDGGLGQLAAAIDGLKEVGRQDLPILGLAKARGEKEERVFLAGRKNPISLTATAPATHLLQHIRDEAHRFALTFHRKLRGQSLVSSKLDQVIGIGEIRRNRLLSRFGSLDKLISASDDALRAAGLSAETIMNLRKTLTP; from the coding sequence ATGATTCCTGACACGCTTCGTTCCAAACTCGACCATCTTCCCCACCAGCCAGGTGTGTATTTGTTCAAGAATCCGCAGGGGGAGATTCTCTACATCGGGAAAGCAGCTGTATTGGCCGATCGTATCCGATCCTACTTTCAAAAAGGCACTGACCATACCGCTAAGACCAGCGTGCTCGTCAGCCAGGTAACCGACCTCGAAACCATGGTGACCAGGTCCGAGCTCGAAGCGCTGATACTGGAGAGCAACCTGGTCAAGCGCCACAAACCACGCTTCAACATCGTGCTGAGGGATGACAAGCAGTACCCTTATGTACGATTGCCGATCAAGGAAGATTTTCCACGGCTTTCCATCGTCCGTCGCGTCCAGAAAGATGGCGCTCTCTACTACGGCCCTTATACGCCGGCGAACGCCCTGCGCGAGACCTTGAAAGTGATCAAACACGTCTTCCCCCTGGCCACCTGCACCATCGATATCAACGGAACTGCTGAACGGGCGTGTCTTGAGTTTGAAATCAAGCGCTGCATGGCCCCCTGTGTAGGTAACCAATCGAGGGATGAGTACCATCAGATCGTCAAACAGGTCCGCCAATTTCTGGAGGGACGTGACCGTGAGCTGCTCGACGATCTTCGCCTTAAAATGGAAGCGGCGGCGGAACGGGAGGAATTTGAGGAAGCGGCACGCTTGAGGGACCGCCTCTTCAAGATTGACCGGATGCTGGAGAAACAGCGTATTACCCAAATCTCTGCCACCGATCAAGACGTGCTCGGGCTCGCTCGGCGAGGAGCCGCCGTGGACCTCCAGATCCTGTTCGTACGAGGAGGGTTGCTGATCGGACGGAAGGACTTCTTCTGGCCTCAATCGGCGGATGCCTCGGATCACGAACTGATCCGGTCCGCGATCGAGCAATTTTACAACAAAGATGGCCAGCCTCCTCGAGAAGTCCTGGTCCCGGCTGACTTGGAGGACATCGCGCTGATCGAGCAATGGTTGTCGGATAAACGTGGAGAGACTGTCCGGGTCCTGGCACCGATACGCGGTGCAAAGCATGAGTTGGTCCTGCTGGCTGAAGAAAATGCGGCGTCAGCCGTCGCAGATCATCTGCGCGATGAAGAATTGGGGCGGCAGGCCTGTGAAGAGCTCAAACGGTTGCTCCGTCTCGATCGCCCTCCTCGTCGGATTGAAGGATTCGACATCTCAAATACGATGGGGAACCAATCCGTGGCTTCGATGGTCGTGTGGGAAGCCGGAGAAATGAAAAAGTCGGACTATCGTCGGTTCAAAATTCAGACGGTCCAGGGGGCCAATGACTTTGCCAGCATGAAAGAAGTGGTCATGCGTCGATATGGGAGCCCCCGCGATGAGTCACATCGAACCACGGAGGACTTGGCTCGTCCGGATGTAGTCTTAATCGATGGAGGCCTCGGACAACTGGCTGCTGCTATTGATGGGCTGAAGGAAGTTGGACGACAGGACCTCCCGATTCTTGGTTTGGCGAAGGCCCGTGGAGAGAAGGAGGAGCGGGTCTTCCTCGCGGGAAGAAAAAACCCGATTTCCCTCACGGCTACGGCTCCGGCCACCCATCTGTTGCAGCACATTCGCGACGAAGCCCATCGCTTCGCACTTACATTCCACCGAAAGCTTCGTGGTCAATCACTGGTCAGCTCCAAACTGGATCAGGTCATCGGAATCGGAGAGATTCGTCGAAATCGACTTCTCAGTCGATTCGGCAGTCTAGACAAGCTGATTTCAGCCAGTGACGACGCTCTTCGGGCAGCTGGACTCAGTGCAGAAACCATCATGAACCTTCGTAAGACTCTAACTCCCTAG
- a CDS encoding NADH-quinone oxidoreductase subunit N 2, which produces MTFSVGDLFFILPELLVTTAACVVLVLDPVLRGSHKDGLVWLSLGTLAICMGWTAFQVSGPTAIFSGLVVIDAYGTFWKLLLYFVTGLTILLSYSYLKEERLYFGEYYGFILLALVGMMVMVSAADLLTIYLGTELMSLSLYVLAGLKRAEPRSLEASAKYFVLGAFSSGILLYGISLLYGATGSTRLPEIATAIASQGLTDPLLLFSTILLAVGFGFKLAVVPFHMWTPDVYQGAPTSVTAFMAVASKAASFGAFLRVFIEGLGGLRANWSAIFLLLCIGTLLIGNIVALVQTNVKRMLAYSSIAHAGYALIGVVAAGRMEGSSGIASVLLYLALYTFMTFGAFAIVAMLRKGDLEGEEIEDFTGLSKRHPLAALLMLIFMVSLAGIPPTAGFVGKLYIFKAAVEAGMTWLAALGLIFAAISAYFYLRLVMVMYMREPIDHSDTAPHLVMSPTLSIVLACTVAGVVIFGVYPNPLVSFALQAVLILK; this is translated from the coding sequence ATGACTTTCTCAGTGGGCGACCTTTTCTTTATCCTACCGGAATTGCTTGTGACCACAGCGGCCTGCGTCGTGCTTGTGCTTGACCCAGTACTGCGTGGGTCTCACAAGGACGGCCTGGTGTGGTTGAGTCTTGGAACCCTCGCCATATGCATGGGGTGGACCGCGTTCCAGGTGAGCGGTCCGACCGCGATCTTTAGTGGTCTTGTTGTCATCGATGCCTATGGAACCTTTTGGAAATTGCTCCTGTACTTCGTCACCGGCCTCACCATCCTTCTTTCGTATTCGTACCTTAAGGAAGAACGGCTGTATTTCGGCGAATATTATGGCTTTATTCTGCTCGCGCTCGTCGGAATGATGGTCATGGTGTCGGCGGCCGATCTGTTGACGATCTATCTCGGCACCGAGCTCATGTCGCTTTCGCTGTACGTGTTGGCGGGACTCAAGCGCGCCGAGCCGCGCTCTCTCGAGGCCTCTGCAAAGTATTTCGTTTTGGGCGCATTCTCATCGGGCATTCTCCTCTATGGCATATCGCTTCTGTATGGAGCGACCGGTAGTACCAGGCTACCGGAGATCGCCACGGCTATCGCAAGCCAGGGATTGACCGATCCGTTGCTGCTGTTCTCCACGATCTTGCTCGCAGTTGGGTTCGGCTTTAAACTCGCCGTTGTTCCGTTCCACATGTGGACACCTGATGTCTATCAGGGTGCCCCAACCTCCGTGACGGCGTTTATGGCGGTGGCCTCTAAAGCCGCCAGCTTCGGCGCGTTCCTCAGGGTATTTATTGAGGGCCTGGGAGGGCTTAGAGCGAATTGGTCGGCGATCTTTCTCTTGCTCTGCATCGGCACGCTCTTGATCGGCAACATCGTCGCGCTGGTCCAAACGAACGTCAAACGTATGTTGGCCTACTCAAGCATCGCCCATGCGGGCTATGCCTTGATCGGAGTCGTGGCTGCCGGTCGGATGGAGGGTTCGTCCGGGATCGCCAGCGTCTTACTGTATCTGGCGCTGTACACCTTCATGACCTTCGGAGCCTTTGCAATCGTGGCGATGCTTCGTAAAGGAGACCTCGAAGGAGAAGAGATCGAAGACTTTACCGGTCTGTCGAAACGCCACCCTCTCGCTGCACTCTTGATGCTGATCTTTATGGTTTCGTTGGCGGGAATTCCTCCGACCGCCGGCTTTGTTGGGAAACTGTATATCTTCAAAGCAGCGGTGGAAGCCGGCATGACGTGGTTGGCGGCGCTTGGCCTGATCTTTGCCGCCATTTCAGCTTATTTCTACCTGCGACTCGTCATGGTGATGTACATGCGGGAGCCGATCGATCATTCTGACACCGCTCCGCATTTGGTCATGTCCCCGACTCTCTCTATCGTACTCGCCTGCACGGTGGCTGGGGTCGTGATCTTCGGGGTCTACCCCAACCCACTCGTGAGCTTCGCCCTGCAGGCCGTGTTGATACTAAAATAA
- a CDS encoding Diaminopimelate epimerase 2, with protein sequence MKNGFLRGHGLGNDYLVMDPDDLTFKLTPKNIRLICDRNWGLGSDGILALASSRKADFGLRIFNPDGSEAEKSGNGLRIFARYLHATSRTKKKRFTVETKGGLVTIELHIDRHGDASTVTVEMGKATFAPKSLPCSLSVPELIQQPINAAGQSLMFTGVSVGNPHCVVFRPAGRSWSREDLLTLGPALESHALFPKRTNVQLAVPTGPKEIFIMIWERGAGETQASGSSSCAAASAAVRLGLVKSPVTVKMPGGALNISVGQDFNLTMKGPVAEVARGTFSPSFVRGLK encoded by the coding sequence ATGAAGAACGGTTTTCTCCGCGGACACGGGCTTGGCAACGACTACCTCGTGATGGATCCCGATGATCTAACGTTTAAGCTGACACCAAAAAATATTAGGTTGATTTGCGACCGCAATTGGGGACTGGGCAGTGATGGCATCTTGGCATTGGCTTCGTCAAGGAAAGCCGATTTCGGTCTTCGCATTTTCAACCCGGACGGGAGTGAAGCAGAAAAGTCAGGAAATGGGCTTCGAATCTTTGCCCGCTATCTCCACGCCACGAGCAGGACAAAGAAGAAGCGCTTTACGGTTGAGACAAAAGGAGGATTGGTCACCATTGAGTTGCATATAGACCGGCATGGGGACGCCAGTACCGTAACGGTCGAGATGGGAAAAGCGACATTCGCTCCAAAGTCACTCCCCTGCTCACTTAGCGTACCGGAGTTGATTCAGCAGCCCATCAACGCCGCGGGGCAGTCGCTGATGTTCACTGGCGTCAGTGTCGGGAATCCCCATTGCGTGGTCTTTAGACCGGCCGGCAGGTCCTGGTCGCGAGAAGACCTGTTGACGCTTGGCCCGGCCTTAGAGAGCCATGCCCTGTTCCCGAAAAGGACCAACGTACAACTCGCTGTCCCAACTGGTCCGAAGGAAATTTTCATCATGATTTGGGAGCGAGGCGCCGGAGAGACACAGGCCTCCGGTTCCTCATCTTGCGCAGCAGCCAGCGCCGCGGTGCGCTTAGGATTGGTGAAAAGTCCCGTCACGGTGAAGATGCCGGGCGGCGCCTTAAACATCAGTGTGGGTCAAGACTTCAACCTGACCATGAAAGGGCCGGTAGCTGAAGTTGCACGTGGAACATTCAGTCCATCGTTCGTTCGTGGACTGAAGTAG
- a CDS encoding Long-chain fatty acid transporter, with the protein MVQLSPSGSLLHSVAAGVVVVVVVLFLTPALATAQALRFQPQGAVAAAQGNAFAAQADDASAIQYNPAGLTQVSGIQGVFGIALLGGSIKTKSISGIDTRGDFGGSVSFPPPGHTYLSANLEALGAPRFSAVTIGLGLTSPFGLRTRYPIDGPFNTAITSAELPLIAIKPTIAYKINDALSVGMSADIYTFASFLGEGHVEQKQISAGAIGIPAGAPIELNGTGTGAGVTASVLYTPLKNEAGKPVVSIGLVYRSQAVLPLKGSVLVNGAKAADASTDLVLPQMVTGAIAVWPVRSLEREWKVEVDVEYVGWSLNRNLDVRLSNGASIPQPQQWKNVTVIAVGTEYKWLNPRWMPSWEIAARSGYTYTEDPVPNRTFNPGIISLPAHTLSLGVGFLCKGAGRFLGLIPCSGGSLLWPKGIGLDLAYQEWFYESRSVTGNLNPTVDGTYHAFVHLGTFSLRYLF; encoded by the coding sequence ATGGTTCAGCTTTCCCCATCAGGTTCCCTACTTCATAGTGTTGCAGCTGGGGTGGTGGTCGTAGTGGTTGTGTTATTTCTGACCCCTGCACTCGCAACCGCTCAAGCACTGAGGTTTCAACCACAGGGGGCTGTCGCCGCAGCTCAAGGGAATGCCTTCGCAGCTCAGGCAGACGATGCCTCAGCTATTCAATATAATCCCGCTGGCCTTACTCAAGTCTCTGGTATCCAGGGAGTATTCGGGATCGCGTTACTTGGCGGTTCCATTAAGACGAAGAGCATTTCAGGAATTGATACTCGAGGCGATTTCGGGGGAAGCGTTAGCTTCCCTCCACCTGGCCACACCTACCTCAGCGCGAACCTTGAAGCACTAGGTGCACCTCGTTTCTCCGCTGTCACCATTGGGTTGGGGCTGACATCGCCCTTCGGTTTGAGGACACGCTATCCGATCGATGGCCCGTTCAATACGGCCATTACATCAGCGGAACTGCCGCTGATTGCCATCAAACCTACCATTGCGTACAAGATAAACGATGCTCTTTCGGTAGGTATGAGTGCCGATATTTATACCTTTGCGAGCTTCCTTGGCGAAGGGCATGTGGAGCAGAAACAGATCAGTGCTGGGGCTATTGGAATCCCAGCAGGGGCGCCCATTGAACTGAATGGTACAGGGACTGGCGCGGGTGTGACTGCCAGTGTGCTCTATACCCCATTGAAAAATGAAGCAGGAAAACCAGTCGTCTCGATCGGACTAGTCTATCGCAGTCAAGCGGTTTTGCCGTTGAAGGGATCGGTGTTGGTTAACGGCGCGAAGGCCGCCGATGCGTCAACCGATCTGGTGCTGCCGCAAATGGTGACTGGAGCGATCGCGGTCTGGCCGGTTCGATCCCTAGAGCGCGAATGGAAAGTCGAAGTTGATGTTGAGTATGTGGGATGGAGCTTAAACCGGAATCTCGATGTACGACTGTCCAATGGAGCATCCATCCCCCAGCCGCAACAGTGGAAGAATGTGACGGTGATTGCAGTGGGAACCGAGTATAAGTGGCTCAACCCGCGCTGGATGCCGTCTTGGGAGATTGCCGCGCGGTCCGGCTACACGTACACGGAAGATCCGGTTCCCAACCGGACCTTTAATCCTGGCATCATTTCTTTACCCGCGCACACCCTGTCCCTTGGCGTGGGATTTCTCTGTAAGGGGGCGGGACGGTTTCTCGGGCTGATCCCTTGCAGTGGAGGGTCGCTTCTGTGGCCGAAAGGGATCGGACTCGACCTTGCCTATCAGGAGTGGTTTTATGAATCGCGGAGCGTCACCGGGAATCTTAATCCAACCGTCGACGGGACCTATCATGCCTTCGTACATTTAGGAACCTTCAGTTTGCGATACCTGTTCTAG
- a CDS encoding NADH:ubiquinone oxidoreductase, membrane subunit M, giving the protein MTHSFPWLTVLIFLPLIGAVILFAVKDASVRLVALGITVADLLISLPLWWLFDASSGQMQFVESAGWIPTLSINYKLGLDGISLPLIIMTTVLMPLCVLISWHTIETRVRSFMAMLLIMESAMIGVFCALDFVLFYIFWEAMLIPMYLLIGIWGGPNRLYAAIKFFLYTLAGSVLLLVGILVLYFQGGHTFDILQLSQRSYGVALQIWLFFAFFAAFAVKVPMFPFHTWLPDAHVEAPTAGSVILASVLLKMGTYGFLRFSLPMLPDASRLFTPLMVILSIVAIIYGAYMALAQADLKKLIAYSSVSHMGFVTLGLFMFNIQGIEGAVMQMVNHGITTGGLFLCVGMIYERTHSRQIADNIGLTKPMPRYATLLVIFALSSLGLPGTNSFVGEFMVLVGTFLWSKIAAALASLGIILAAAYLLWMIQRVAFGIPAAQVLPKLRDLNLREMVTLVPLAVLIFLIGLFPNPVLTRMHMSVEKVIARVIPLSQEEASALNQQVPSPTHQSLTTNVDLTISREGTISPRRANLSTKELRP; this is encoded by the coding sequence ATGACACATTCTTTTCCTTGGCTTACGGTGTTGATCTTCCTGCCTTTGATTGGAGCGGTGATCCTCTTTGCCGTGAAGGATGCCTCTGTCCGGCTGGTCGCTCTCGGTATTACCGTTGCCGACTTATTGATCTCGCTCCCGCTCTGGTGGCTCTTCGATGCATCCTCCGGCCAGATGCAATTTGTTGAATCAGCAGGATGGATCCCCACTCTCTCAATCAATTACAAGCTTGGCCTCGACGGTATCAGCTTGCCCTTGATTATCATGACGACGGTCCTGATGCCGCTCTGCGTCTTGATCTCCTGGCATACCATAGAAACGAGAGTTCGGAGCTTCATGGCCATGCTGTTGATTATGGAAAGCGCCATGATCGGAGTGTTCTGCGCGCTGGATTTCGTACTGTTCTATATATTTTGGGAAGCGATGCTGATCCCGATGTACCTCCTGATCGGGATCTGGGGCGGGCCGAATCGCCTCTACGCCGCAATTAAATTCTTTCTTTATACCCTCGCCGGCAGCGTCTTGCTGCTGGTCGGAATCCTGGTCCTCTATTTCCAGGGTGGCCACACCTTCGACATTCTTCAACTGAGCCAGCGAAGCTACGGAGTGGCGCTTCAGATTTGGCTCTTTTTCGCCTTTTTTGCAGCATTCGCCGTCAAGGTTCCTATGTTCCCCTTTCATACCTGGCTGCCGGACGCACATGTAGAAGCTCCCACAGCCGGCAGCGTAATTCTCGCCAGCGTCCTGCTCAAAATGGGGACCTATGGTTTTTTGCGCTTTAGTCTTCCCATGTTGCCGGATGCATCACGGCTGTTCACTCCGTTGATGGTGATCCTCTCGATCGTGGCTATTATTTACGGCGCTTACATGGCTTTAGCCCAGGCCGACCTCAAGAAACTGATCGCCTACTCCAGCGTCAGCCATATGGGATTCGTAACGCTTGGTCTCTTCATGTTCAATATTCAGGGGATTGAAGGTGCCGTCATGCAGATGGTGAACCACGGCATCACCACAGGTGGGCTCTTTCTCTGTGTCGGAATGATTTACGAACGAACTCACAGCCGACAGATCGCCGACAATATCGGTCTCACGAAGCCGATGCCTCGCTATGCCACACTGCTCGTCATTTTTGCACTGTCTTCGCTTGGACTTCCTGGCACGAACAGTTTCGTCGGTGAATTCATGGTACTCGTGGGCACGTTCCTCTGGAGCAAGATCGCCGCAGCACTTGCATCTTTGGGTATTATCCTGGCGGCTGCCTACCTACTTTGGATGATTCAACGGGTCGCCTTCGGCATCCCTGCCGCGCAGGTACTTCCAAAGCTTCGCGATCTCAACCTTCGTGAGATGGTGACACTCGTGCCGCTGGCGGTCCTAATTTTCTTGATCGGCCTCTTTCCTAATCCCGTACTGACTCGCATGCACATGAGTGTGGAGAAAGTGATCGCACGTGTCATTCCGCTCTCCCAAGAAGAGGCTTCTGCTCTGAATCAGCAGGTTCCGTCCCCCACCCACCAGAGTCTCACCACGAATGTCGATCTCACGATCTCCCGAGAAGGCACGATCTCTCCGCGCCGAGCCAATCTCTCGACGAAGGAACTCCGGCCATGA
- a CDS encoding Glyoxalase, which produces MKVTKLLHTRMRVSDLDETIRFYTTVLGLDVIERKTSPRGSHLAFLKVPNSEELIELTSFPASGPVKVQEDLVHLAFQVEHLDETIARLTAQGVTITDGPTKTSSGSRFIFIDAPDGYEIELIERPAGVNIV; this is translated from the coding sequence ATGAAGGTCACAAAGCTTTTACATACAAGAATGCGAGTCAGCGATTTAGATGAGACCATCCGGTTCTACACGACCGTGCTGGGGCTGGACGTTATTGAGAGGAAAACCTCGCCGCGCGGATCCCACCTGGCGTTCTTAAAAGTTCCTAATAGTGAGGAACTAATCGAGCTGACCAGTTTTCCTGCGAGCGGACCAGTCAAGGTCCAAGAGGATCTCGTCCATCTGGCCTTCCAAGTCGAACACCTCGACGAGACGATCGCGAGACTCACTGCGCAAGGGGTTACAATCACGGACGGCCCGACGAAGACTTCTTCCGGGAGCCGATTTATCTTCATCGATGCGCCGGATGGTTACGAGATCGAGTTGATCGAACGGCCAGCTGGAGTGAACATCGTCTAG
- a CDS encoding putative tRNA-processing ribonuclease BN, producing the protein MSILRFLLDALRAFLRQGCPSLAAALAFFSLLSLFPLVFLLLYGISFLVSQDIIGEQFMLSFLKGFLPSLGERLAEELHRISVLESVRWLVFLSFFWFGGLVFYELDYALNVVFESTQKRHPLISTAISIALLGSTGLLLFISYVATQVITFLTAYAPRLWGLDLVALAAHDFHLTYTLPFALAFLAVTLLYRLVPRRSPRWRDAMAGALTFSLLWVSTKVIFVSYGGYATVYARLYGSLLEVVLLLLWVYYSAGLLLFGGVITHKLQQLARIPRPTSADHITAASE; encoded by the coding sequence ATGAGTATCCTCCGCTTTCTACTTGACGCTTTGAGAGCTTTCCTGCGCCAGGGTTGTCCCAGCTTGGCAGCAGCCCTCGCCTTTTTCTCGCTGCTGTCACTCTTTCCGCTCGTCTTTCTTCTACTCTACGGCATCAGCTTTCTGGTCAGCCAAGATATCATCGGTGAGCAATTCATGCTGAGCTTCCTCAAAGGCTTCCTCCCTTCACTGGGCGAACGGCTGGCCGAAGAGCTCCACCGGATCAGTGTCTTGGAAAGCGTGCGCTGGCTCGTGTTTCTATCTTTCTTTTGGTTTGGTGGCCTCGTTTTCTATGAACTCGACTACGCGCTCAACGTGGTTTTCGAGAGCACCCAGAAGCGGCATCCCTTGATTTCCACCGCGATTTCTATTGCCCTATTAGGGTCCACCGGGCTCCTTCTTTTCATTTCATATGTCGCGACGCAAGTCATCACTTTTTTAACTGCCTATGCTCCTCGACTCTGGGGACTCGATCTTGTCGCCCTAGCCGCACACGATTTTCATCTGACATACACCCTCCCCTTTGCACTCGCGTTCCTGGCAGTGACCCTGTTGTATCGCCTGGTTCCTCGACGCAGCCCACGATGGAGAGACGCCATGGCCGGAGCGCTGACGTTTAGCCTGCTCTGGGTCTCCACAAAGGTTATATTCGTCAGTTATGGCGGTTATGCCACCGTCTATGCACGACTCTATGGATCGTTGCTGGAAGTCGTGCTTCTGCTCCTGTGGGTCTATTATTCAGCAGGGCTCCTACTATTCGGTGGCGTGATCACGCACAAGCTTCAGCAACTCGCTCGAATCCCTCGACCAACGTCGGCTGATCACATAACCGCCGCGAGTGAATAG